In Dermochelys coriacea isolate rDerCor1 chromosome 4, rDerCor1.pri.v4, whole genome shotgun sequence, the sequence CAAACTTTTGATCCAAAACAATGCAGacatctggtctacactacttTCACTTAGGAGTGTCCTCCATATTGATGACACTGTCAGAGAAGTTTTTTGCAGTTCATTACAGTTTGAAGCAACCTCAaaagccattgatttcagtgcatgtTTCAATGTCATTAATATTGGGTTTGATTTTGACCTCACACCAGCATtactcattgaagtcagttgttATGCCAGTTTACAGCTAGTACAATTGAGATCAAATTCTGGCTCAGTCtgctttaaatacataaaaacaatgaaagtgcctaaaaaataacttttaaagccACGTTCTTGTGGATTTATCTGCCTACTTTGGGTAAGTCTGAATTTCATAGGAGCTTCTAAATTAGAATAGAGCAGATTTgagagatttttttgttgttgtttttttaggaAATGTGCACTGTTGAAGAACCCAATGAAGAGTTCACATCTAGACATAGCTTAGAATGGAAGTTCCTATTCTTGGATCACAGGTGCCATTCCTTATAATAAAGTAGTACATAGTAGCATTCTGGCTGTAATCTTTAGAATACTCTAACCAGCACTGACTATTAATAATCTGAGTTGggatgtttgttttattttggagaaCATATTGTAAAAATGAACTAGAATAAGactgattttattgtttttatatgtaaAAGTAAAGTAACATTAACTTCTGTATTAACTAGGGCACCTCCAATAATAGGCTATTTACCATTTGAAGTTCTGGGGACATCGGGCTATGATTACTATCATGTAGATGACCTAGAAAATCTGGCAAAATGTCATGAACACTGTAAGTAAATGTCAAAACTCTGTGCTACAAAAACCATATTCAATTAAACATCTGTACGCTATATGAAAGTCTTGTTAATTATACTGAATTGTGTGGAGAGGGCAGGATAGGTACAGAAATCCTGCTTTACTCAAGTGATACTTTTTGTGGCAAGACCACAGTTTTGTGCTGCAAAATGCTTGTGGTTCATTTATATACAGGCGCCTGAGACGTGGTCTCATACCACAGCCATCTAATATAAAGAAATTACAAATTCATAGCTGCTGTAGCTGAAAAAATTTGTAATATAACTTATTAAAAAGCCTTCTCTTCCATTGTGTGTAGTACTTGAAATAGTAGTTCCTCTTTTTAGTCATTGTCCTAGTGTCAGTCAAATTCAGGTGAAGATCTTTTAGATTAGATTTActgaataatataaataattgaaTTACTATTGCATCACAGAATTCACATAACATGTGAAAGCAAAGAAGTCTTATTCTTTTTTATCTTCTAGTAATGCAATACGGGAAAGGGAAGTCATGTTATTACAGGTTCCTGACAAAGGGGCAGCAATGGATTTGGCTACAAACACATTACTATATTACTTATCATCAGTGGAATTCCAGGCCAGAGTTTATTGTCTGTACACACACTGTAGTAAGGTAAcagttgttttttattattttagagaAGCTCTCTGAATTGGCAACTGTATTGCTGATGTTTTTAAAGCATTGGAAAGATTTTAACTAATAGTAATTTGCAAAGACATTGTAATGCCTCCTGTGTGTTTATACCCTTTATTCCATGAGCAAAACAGCATGTCTGAGGAGGTCACATTTTAAGacattattgtaaaaaaaaaaatttagacgAGGTATAAGAAATGTGGTTTGTTCTTTTTATAGTTATGCAGAAGTTCGAGCAGAAAGACGGCGAGAACTTGGTATTGAAGAGTCTCTTCCAGAGATAGCAGCAAATAAAGTGAGcttcctaacttttttttatttatatagtccCTTTGTACTGCTGtatgtttgatttatttatttttttaatcagaaggTAGGAAAGTTTTTGTCCTTTGCTGCTACAGCTAATGTAATGCTTTTTAGCTATGAATTATTATCTCCTGCCTAAGAAGATGTAGGAAAGGTGACTGCTTCACAACATGCCATCTTGGAgttcttctttattatttttaggtTTATTATATGTATTCCAGTAGCATACAGAGGCCCCAGTTAGGATTGGGGACCATAGTGTTAAATACAAACACAAAGATTGATGTAGTCCCTTCCATCTGAAAAAACAAGGAACAGAtaagggaggaagagggagggaaatcAGCAGAAGGGGACAGCATAGCTCCATCACACGGCTTCCACCCACTTCTCAGGAGCATCCAGAAGACTTTCTGGATGAATACCCTCCTGTTGAGACTCTGAAGGTGTTCAGGATATTGGGTCTCAGAAAGGTAAGTCAGGGTCAGACACTCATGATGTGCTCCCTTGGTAGTCTGGCAAATTTCCAAGTGGAAATATGCTGCTTATGGCACAACTAACTATGCCTGCATGGCTTCTCGCTCCTCCAAGAAAGGAAGAGCACACAGGAGCAGGAAGCGAGTTACGTtgctggagggggaaggaagtCTGTGCAGCAACACAGGACGGGTGTAGAACTCAGAGTTGCAGGATTTGCCTGCACATCTTTGGACTCTGGGTTTTCATGGCTTTGTCTCTCCTTTCTTTACAAACCCCGTAAATGGAAACTCCATAAACTTGTAGAGTATAAAAGGacatattttttttctgcagttttatcTGTCAGAGGTTTGATTGGCCCAGATGTTTGTTTAATTTGCTAAGCTGTGTTTgccaactgaaatatttattgtCTATGTGCTGAACCatcaaataaaatcatttttattcgTACCCTTTCAGAATCAGGACTCCGGATCTGATAATCATATAAACACGGTCAGCCTCAAAGAAGCATTGGAAAGATTTGATCACAGCGGTACACCTTCTGCTTCCTCCAGGAGTTCGAGGAAGTCTTCTCATACGGCAGTCTCAGATCCTTCATGTAAGTGCTAACCATTGAAAACATAATTGCCTTATTAGGGGAGACTCTATCTGTCCTTTTTTGCTGTGTTTTTAttgaaataatgcattttaaaacttttaaaatactttattaatATAGCTGAATGAAACACTGAATTTAAAAATGTCCCCCTCAATGGCTTAACTAATGGTAGTGCAGCAGCCTGATAGTACCAGGTTTATCCAGAGAGTTCTACATTTAAATGTTGCCCACTAGAGACCCATTTAAAACAtctgatattaaaataaaatcttatttcatACTATCAGACCATTACAACTGATAGAAATGTACTTCTGAAAAATGTGCCTGAAGCTTTTGCTCacgcaaaactccctttgatatTTTTGTGTATGGAGTTATAGGATCTGGCTTATTAttaacaaaatgtgttttcacttttacatTGATCATCATTAGCAACGCCAACAAAGATGACAATGGACACTAGCACTCCTCCAAGACAAAACTTACCTGGGCATGAAAAGACTGCACCAAGGAGGTCATCACTTAGTAGTCAGGTAACTCTTCAGAGGAGGGTTTCTGTGTAAAATCCATTTATTTCACttgtaaatgaaaatgtttgaatcTGCAGtaaactttttacatttttttccttaaagcatAGAGTTTGAACTGGAAGTGAAAACATTTTCAGTCTGGGTACTTGATAACCAAGATTGCATGATCAAGGTTACTTACACAAATGCTTATGCGTGTGTTTAATTTTACATGTTAAACTAACTGTGACTACTcatatagttagggccctaccaaattcatggtccatttaggccaatttcatggtcataggatttttaaaatagtcaatttaatggtttcagatgtttacatctgaaatttcagtgttgtaactgtgggggtcctgacccaaaagggggtcatgGGGAGGGGATCGTGggattgtcacccttacttctatgctgctgctggcaggggcgctgccttcagaactgggcagccagagagaagcagctgccgactgggagcccagctctaaaGCCAGCGCTGCCGTCAGTAGCAGCACAGATTTGAGAGTCGCAGGGTATGGAGGGGGCTGTCACTTttggagggagcagggctggccttatgggAGAGCAACTGCTCAGGGCCCTGTGGTCAGGGGGGCACtgttcttcccacacacacacagccagctcAAGGTCCCTTTAGCCCCCAAGCACTGCgcctggagctggggaggggcaggactgggggcaCCACTGCTGGGGTCTCCTACCACgcaccaggctccagctgctagtcctagTGGAGCTGGGGAgtgacaggacttcctcttcctcttcctgaggccaggtcagacccacctccaggagtgtgccacccttactttggcactgccttcagagctggactacTAGCCAGCAGCTGTGGAGCTTCCTGAAGCCAGGGGAggttcctggaggtgggtctgacccagccgtGTGGGtggcccctgcaggggaagaggaaatcccagcccagccaggaccaCCATCTGGAGCCCAGCGCACAGTAGGAGCCCCCCTTCCCTACAGTAGCCAGATTTCATTGGGGAAATCAGATTTCATGGTTCATGATGCATTTTTCGTGGCTGTGAATTTGTTAGGACCCTACAtatagttaagcatgtgtgtcatTGGGTGACCGTCTCCCATGACCCCATCTCAGTGTCGCCTTTCAAGTGGCTTCTGGAGTAACTCTCAAACACTTTTGTCTATTCATACGCCTCCTCGGGGTCTagtttattaaattaataaacattcaaaataaagttcTCAGGTCCTTCCTTAAGTTCATTGGTTTACCCCATTATCAGGTCACTTCCAGATCTTTCCTGCTTGTAGTCTCACTCCCCAAGTTCCAGGTTTCTCTGGGGGAGCCTACTTGTTCCCAGCAGCCTCTGTAGTGCATTCTAGTCTCCCTGAGAATTCTTGCTCTTCAGCTTCCTGCTCCATTTTTGTAGGTGAATGAGCTGGTCCTTGCTCAGGTGTTCTTCCTTATTAACTAGGGTTGACTGTCTCCAGACCTCTAGCCCTTAAAGGGCCAAGTCATGCATTTTACAATGTTACAACATGCATAAATCTGTGCTTTCTTTCTCATACAATTTTTCATAAACTAGGTATAACCCATCCAATAATAAAGTTATGGAATAGTTTCATATAGTTCCTGAAATCCTGATAATATTAGAAAATCCCATACATGCCCTCTGCTATGAGCTGTTCATTGACTGATTTGAGGCAGGTTTATTGTTTAGTTTGAGATGATTTATAAGAGGAATAAAAGAATGCTGTCaacttaaaaatgtttgaaaacaagTATCTTTACTTACTAACACCACCTTTCAATTATTACAGGTTTAAAATTCCTGTTTCCCTTTCACTATTcgtattctttatttatttctgaCATATATCATAACTTGAACAAAGATACCCCATGTAACCACTTGTACCTGGATGTTCACAGTGCTGCAATATTTCGGTTTCAAACATCGCAGGGGACATTTACTTGCTTAAAGACTATTATCCccttgaaatattaaaaataaatgtagataCATTTCTGTTGATCTTGTGTTTATATAAAAGTGTGTTTTAACAAAATGTACTGTTGTGCCATCTTGGAATTGACAGTTTctcttaaataatttaattatatcTAGCATGAGACGAGTTCTGTTGGATAATTATGGTATGCTTTTAAATCTTAGTCCTTAAATGCCCAGTCAGTTGGACAACCATTAGCACAGCCAATGATGTCTCAACCTGCAACATTACAAATCCAGCCAGGCATGTCCCAGGTATGGATTAGTTTTGTATATTTACTGATAGGCTCTTTCAGCAAATAATCCCATTTAGGAATAGGGCATTAAGGACTTTCTCATAAACTGAACTGTGTGATGGAAGTTTATTTTATGCAGTCATCTTTACTTGCATTCTGTCTTCTGCCTAATTAAGATAAACTTCTCCCTAAATAAGTGTAACAATTGATTTTTAGCCAATTTTGCTGGATGCAAATTGTTGTTGCAGTTTATTTAGTACAAACTTGTACTGATTTGCTAATGACACAAATCTTTCACAAATTGTCAATGTTAGAagttaaaatctgttttaaaaatccagccctaAGTATAAAATCAGATTAATATTGAATTCGTGCTctggtgggaaggaggggagatgCACAATGTATTGGCATGGCAATGGGGATCTATAATAGTCTACATGGCTTTTGTCCTGGTTATCTAAGAGACCGTATCCTCCATGCCCTGTCCGGAACAGTTGAAGTCAACTGAGGCTGACGGTCCCTAGAAATATACAGCTGAGTTTTTATGTCTTCAAGTTACATTGTAAACCCATCTAATTGCTCAGGCTTTTTGCTGAGAGGTTGACCTGTGTGCAGGGCAGTTGTGTgttggtgtgtgttttttgtttgtttgggttattTTGTTCAGGAGTTCTCTGACACATACATTTAATGTTTAATCCCAGAACTTTTCGCAACTAAGTAATTGTGCCTAGAGTAATGCTCCCCAAACTGTTGGATGTGTCccttcctggggtgggggaggaggtgcgGGGTGCATGGTGGGGCCCTGCATGGGGGCTGGAGATGGAGCACCACCAGCCCTACTCTGCCCCCAGACCAGCTTCtatcccagccacagctccactctgcccccagaccagttccagccccagccacagctccgctCCTCCCCCTGCTTCACCCCCAACCCAACTCTGGCCCCAGCTGCAactccactctgcctcctgccctgcccataGCCCAGCTTCAAcctcagccacagctccactccgcccccATCTCTAGCCCCAGATGCAGTTCCACTCCGTCCCATGCTcttcccccagctcagctctgccttCATTCCATCTCCACCCCGTGCCAGCTCCCCTCAAGCCCCAGCTccgccccatccccagttctgcccccagctccaccttcaggccagcctcctctgctgagccaactgtggaGTAATGGAGGGGGGcacagacagattccattactggtaagggggatcacgagaggaaaagtttgggcaccactggccTAGAGATTGTAATAGACAACAAGTGTAGCAAGTTACTAGATAGGGCTCGGTTCCCATTGCTACTATGAAGGgatgatttaccttttgtaggTCAAGTTTGTCTGTTTCTGATTCAAACTCTTCTAACCTATACATGGCTCTGCAGCCTATGTTTCAGTTTTCAGCCCAATTGGGAGCCATGCAGCACCTAAAGGACCAGCTGGAGCAAAGAACACGAATGATAGAGGCAAATATTCATCGGCAGCAAGAAGAGTTGCGTAAGATTCAAGAACAGCTTCAAATGGTCCATGGTCAAGGGCTTCAGGTGAGTTACAGTTGGATTAACACTGACTTTTTGGTAAGGACTTAAATGACTTTCTACATGCTGAACTCCACCAATCTAGTCAAAATGGATAATATTGGGAAAGCCCTGCCTTACAGATCATTGCTACAGACTGTCAATTTCCAGGGAAGAAATTATGTATAGTATTCCGGATCTGTCAGttataaaattattttcccaTCACTGCCTTCATTTCAGTAAACTACTGGAGATATTGGAAAGAGAAATGCAGTTTCTAATTCATGTTTCAAAATTTTGTACAAGCTGTCTTTGTACTTCTTTAAATGCAAATCTTAAACTAAATATGTAGGGATCTAATTCTCTTCACACCAGAGTTACACTACTCTATCTCTCTGTTAAATATTGAATGACTTAATGCAGAACGAAACTCGTGTAAGAAAGAGATTTTAATCGTGCGTTATCCATTGCTTATAGTACACTCATAAAGCCTCTGGCACCTACAGTTAAACAATATTTCTGTCTTTAATTGTTTTTCAGAGGTATTGTATGAAGAATTTTTCGTAATACTTTAAACCAtcaatagtttgttttaaaaaaactaatttgTGGATTTTCTTAAAGATGTTTTTGCAGCAGTCAACTCCTGGATTAAATTTTGGTTCTGTGCAGCTTACTTCTGGAAACTCTTCTAACATTCAGCATCTTACACCAATAAACATGCAAGGTCAAGTTGTTCAGGCTAATCAAATTCAAGGCGGAATGAATACTGGGCATATTAGTACTCAGCACATGATACAGCAACAGCCTTTGCAGAGTACAACAACACAGGTAAAGTTTGTCATTAAGTACCTATGCTAGGCAGTATAATCACGTGGAACCAAAACTGAAACCCATTATGGGCCTGCCTGATCCTACTGTGATTCAATATagaaaatttccattgaagtcaatggaaattttaaatGTGCAAGAAACACGGTATTGGCATACCCTAAATGTTTTgggttgaaatattttgttttctctttcaggaAAAGGCTTAGATTTTATAGTCTTCTCTTGATAGAAGAATTATCAAGTGTAAATGATGAGCAGTGAATAACAAGTAGTTCTTTTGGAAGGACCCATCCTCAAAAGCAGGCTTTAGCTAATCATTCTTCCTTTTCATGTGGCCTTTTCATTCAGCAGAGGAACATGTTTAAAAGTAGCAAAATGTTACTGTAAAGCCATAGAATTGGGTAGGGGACAATAAGGGCAAGTGTAATACCTGAAAATACTTTAAACTCCATTTTTTTAACTCAGATTGAAAGTtaatggtgtccctttaaaataataGTATTTGATCAGTTAAAATGTGAATATATCTTTGGAACATTTGGCTTTGAATGAATaaagaaatgtaacattttagtCAAGAATCATGTTTCTGGAGCCCTAAGGATTTCCACCCCCTACCTACTCACATTGACATATCCCTAGTTTTTTTATTCCTACCGCCCTTGAAAGCCTTTTGTCATGGTGACCTATGTTGCCTTCAGTCCCAATAAAGTGCCTTCATAGAGCTCACTAAAGCTGATTTGACTAGTGCAAAGTAACGTGCTCTCtgtcttcccctcaccccagcacTTCCAGGGACTGAGCATGCTTgcacctgcagttctgcctggccCATTATTCCACCTTTTTGTGCAGTTCTCCTAATGTTATAAGAGTTTTGGAATAGGAACATGGGACTGGGACTGAGAAACTCCTGGATCCTAATCCTGGCACTAACACTTACTCACTGCATGGCCTGGGACAAATCATTTAACCTTTGTTTGCTCATTTGTAAAAACTGGGATAATATATATTTACGTAACTCACAAAGATGTTGTAGGAAtggattaattattttttatcttgTACAGTGTTTTGAGAGTATAAAGCGTATATAAGAACATTTAGAATTGGCAATAATTAACTATTCATGTACAGCATTTTTATTTATGCCTGCAAAGCAAGCTGTGCCTTCTGTGTTTGAAAGGGGTATTTGTTTTTACAGCTGTATTCAATTAATTTGTTAATTATTTATGttattaatttatatatttttctttcttagcaTACTCAACAGAATATACTTAGTGGGCACAATCAACAGACTTCTCTTACCAATCAGTCACAGAATACGCTTTCAGCCCCCTTATATAACACTATGGTGATTTCCCAGCCAACGACAGGAAATGTGGTCCAGATTCCATCTAGTTTACCACAAAACAATAACCAGAGTGCTGCAGTAACTACTTTCACCCAGGACAGACAGATCAGGTAAATATAAAGGAGCAATGTTGATTCAGATGATTTTGCTAGAGCTCTGTGTGCTTTAGTGGTCACCGGATCTTACGGAAAAGGAGACAAAAGTTAAACCAACAATTTCATGCAGTTTTACTTAGTGTAGTCTGAGGACCAAACTTGCAAAGGGATACTCCTGTAATTCCATTAAAACTCATGGTGTTGAGGCACAGGTGGAGGGGGTGGGCCTTTGAAGGCGACATGTAGCCCATAGCATTTGAATTTCTTTAGTTTGTAGTAAGCAAAGGAAAAATTGGTTTGTCTTGAATGATCCTGTCAGTGATAAACTGGCACTTACCTAATCAAATTGATGCAGGAAAGTTCACCCAGTGTACctgaagcagatttttttttttccccaaactaaGCTGATAAAACCTTCTGACGTCTTTTTCCTTTAACAGATTTTCTCAAGGTCAGCAGCTTGTCACAAAATTGGTCACGGCCCCTGTAGCGTGTGGAGCGGTAATGGTACCAAGCACTATGTTTATGGGGCAGGTGGTGACTGCCTACCCCACTTTTGCTgcacaacagcagcagccacagaCATTATCAATaacgcagcagcagcagggtcagCAAGAGCAACAACAGCAGCTCAGTACAGTTCAGCAGTCGGCTCAAGCTCAGCTGGCGCAGCACCCGCAGCAGTTCTTGCAGGTAATGCAGCAGTGTCTAGAACTCTGTCAGATTGCACAGACTTTCCGATAGTGGTGTAAGCAGGTTCAGCCCATACTGCAAGTTTGGTGACTGAGAATGTTATTTAAATAAGCAACCTTGTTAATCTCAGACAAACGATGTGCACTGGAGGAGATGCTTTCGTAGACCTTATTTAAAGTCTCTTGCGATGTTTATTGTCAAGTTCACACATAagaactgcacttaaaaaccTGTTTCCCAGCCTGTGGGCATTAGAGTACACTAGGAGTGGGACatggagaaaaggagaaaaacaagggGGACAGGAAAAATTGTCACATGGGTCCACCTCATCTCCCCATAAACATACTGATTCTAAGTAAAGGGGCAGGCATCTCTTTGTGAACCTCTCGTTTTCCCTCCAGTTGCCATGGTGGCCCACAATGCAACAAGGTGTGAGCTGGCTCAGGAGGCAGCGTGCCATCCTAAGTGTCTTTTCTCTGCTTCTGTGTAGCTGCAGGAGCACATGCTGTCTGGGCCTCAGGGAGATGCCAGTGGATGCCTGAGCAGCAATAGCCTTCTCATGAGTAAGGAGAGAAGAAGCCACcatgggggagagaagagatttgatcagaaagaaaaggagggacgGAGGAACAGATTGAGAATAACaaaagagcaaaaaagaaaatacttactAAAAATAAGAGAAATCAAAAAAGagtgaagaggaagaaagaggaggTAGAATGGACTAGTAAAAGGAGAGGCAGCAGTGACCTTGCAGAACTAGCGTACTGGAATACGTCTCACAGGATGGCCtcaggaagaggggaaaggagacAGTTGCCAGTCCATTAAAGGGGCAATCTACTACAACAAaaactttgggaaccactgaactagacacacagtcaacctatttGGACCTGAAATTTTGCCTCCTTTTAAAGGAAGATAATCCCTTACAGCATCCCTAAATagtttgtgtatatgtatatgggCATTCTCTGAAAAGAATGCTAAAATTGCAAATTAGATTCTTGAAATGTCAAAGTTAAAGTTGGTGGGTCAACCTTAACTATACTCAGATCATTAGGGGTATGTGTTCTTATAAAGCCTTTAATTACAATTGCTGTGTATCTCTGCCTCTAACTATTGCCATAGTGCTCCTAGCATTGACATCACATACCGAGATCCAATAAATTGCTTTACAGTTAGTCAGATGCTGAAAATATTAATACTCTGAAGTTAGCTATTTTATTCTGAATGAATCTTCACTTTGTGCAATTATAAGTGAAAGTAGTCGTGGTCCTACTGATGTTTAACCTCATGTGagagttttaaaatgtaaccaGACTTGCATTTTCATAGTGTGAGCAATAAtcctcttttatttatttctttttagacATCCAGGCTACTTCATGGAAATCAATCAACTCAGCTTATTCTCTCTGCTGCTTTCCCACTACAACAAAACACTTTTACTCAATCACACCACCAGCAGCATCAATCTCAGCAGCAGCAACTCTCACGACATAGAACTGACAACATGATTGATCCTTCCAAAGTTCAGCCACAGTAGCATGGGGATTCACTTCTTCTAGAAgcaaacagcagggaggggctgctccaTAAACATTTGCACTGATGATAGTAGAGGTAGAAGTCCAAAGGCTTTATAAAGTACAGTATTGAGGTCTACTTCTAACTTCTGGGAATCTGTTTGCAGAAGAAACTACTACAAAATGTTGTGGAGGTACCTTAGGTACAAAGAGCAAAAAGATAATGGGGACATGGCCAACTTTGACAATCTTGTAGTTGTCCCAGTTTCTGTGTTCTAAAGGATGTGCTGCCACATAATAACTTGTCCAGTTCAAGTCTCAAACCGTCAGTGAATTGAAAAGGGCACTAAAAATGTTGGTATCTTTAGCAGTCCTGTAAGTTTTTATCAAATGTGACCATGGATGTGCAGTTGCTCACAATAATGCTACAAATACAGTCCAAAagacatttaaattttttcttcAGTTGATTATGGGacaagtaaatattttcaaaatgttgtgtggaaTCAGATTCTGTAttatacagatgtaaaataaTGTGTATATGTCTGGataaaaggagagagagcaaaaatattttatatgatgCATGAAAATGTAATCTTGTTGTTTGTAGGTTTGAATGTTTCCCTAAATTCTCACACCATGCTCCGACTAATATTTTCCTCTGTTCTACCCTTTTGTTTACAACATGATGCATCATAATTTTCACCCTTAATGTGGGCACAAGTCTCTTGTTTGTGCTCTGTCTGCGATGTCACAGTTTGTTCAGTGAGGTATAGTGTGCTGGTTAGTGGATTTTTTGGGGTTAAATTATTGATGAAACTGTTTGAACTGATGGTCACGCATCAGGGTTCAAGACATTCAGATTTCAGAAGTATTATCCATCATTTCACAATTATTCATTGTTTTTTGATTGAAAAATAGGAATTTGCACTGCTTTATTGTGGATGGTTTGGAATTTTACTCCCCAAAGCTATCTTTTGATATAGATCATAGTTGGAAATATTTATgtaaagggttttaaaaaaactacatgaaagtaatttttaaaaatgtcagttatAGGAGTAATTTGCACAACAATATATTTACACTTAATAACATTTTAGGCACTTTTTAACCACCTTCTCTGTGGTGAGAATTGTAACTTGTTAAAATATGTTGGAATCTTTTTATTCTCCTTAAAAAATTAGATCTTTCTTCAGACAAAACTGATTCAgggtcattttaaaacaaaaaaacaagaaaccCATAGTGCCTTGATTTTAATTCAGGTGATAAAGTTGAACATCTTGAATTATGTTGTCTTGAATCTGTTACGATTTTACAATTTTGAAGTCTTAGTATAATCTCAACAAAACGTGTTTCTACTTCATAGCTATATCTTGTTTGTGTTCATATATACAAGTATTTTAACAATCGTCTGAGTTGAGATCATGAGCATTTTTTAAAGGAGGGCCTCTCCC encodes:
- the CLOCK gene encoding circadian locomoter output cycles protein kaput isoform X4 — its product is MTDGSIIYVSESVTSLLEHLPSDLVDQSIFNFIPEGEHSEVYKILSTHLLESDSLTQEYLKSKNQLEFCCHMLRGTIDPKEPPTYEYVKFIGNFKSLNNVPNSAHNGYEGTIQRPQRPSYEDRVCFVATVRLATPQFIKEMCTVEEPNEEFTSRHSLEWKFLFLDHRAPPIIGYLPFEVLGTSGYDYYHVDDLENLAKCHEHLMQYGKGKSCYYRFLTKGQQWIWLQTHYYITYHQWNSRPEFIVCTHTVVSYAEVRAERRRELGIEESLPEIAANKNQDSGSDNHINTVSLKEALERFDHSGTPSASSRSSRKSSHTAVSDPSSTPTKMTMDTSTPPRQNLPGHEKTAPRRSSLSSQSLNAQSVGQPLAQPMMSQPATLQIQPGMSQPMFQFSAQLGAMQHLKDQLEQRTRMIEANIHRQQEELRKIQEQLQMVHGQGLQMFLQQSTPGLNFGSVQLTSGNSSNIQHLTPINMQGQVVQANQIQGGMNTGHISTQHMIQQQPLQSTTTQHTQQNILSGHNQQTSLTNQSQNTLSAPLYNTMVISQPTTGNVVQIPSSLPQNNNQSAAVTTFTQDRQIRFSQGQQLVTKLVTAPVACGAVMVPSTMFMGQVVTAYPTFAAQQQQPQTLSITQQQQGQQEQQQQLSTVQQSAQAQLAQHPQQFLQTSRLLHGNQSTQLILSAAFPLQQNTFTQSHHQQHQSQQQQLSRHRTDNMIDPSKVQPQ